The segment TGCCAACTTTGCTTGGAATAACGATGGAACCGCCACTTGACAGAAAAATTTCCCACGGTAAAGCGCGCTGGTTGGGACCCAAAACCTCCCAAATTCGGTCCAGGTGACCACGTGGCTGAACATGCCAGTGTTTACCTTACATTTTTAAAGTGTCTGTACAGGTTATTCCTAGATAACACCCAGCAGAAACACGTCCTCTGCCAAGTCCCAAGTTCACGATCTCCGTAAACATGGTTGTATCTCTGCCGTTCCAGAGAAGGCACAATTCCTGAAGCATCATCTGTGGCGGGCACTGGACGGGACGGATAGCGACCTGAACATCCCGTCTGCGGAAACTCAGAAGATACAGGTGAGTGCGCAACATTGccctcagttttattttttttaattttgtgtcaaTAAAAGTTGTTGGACATATGCCatagcagttttgcactgtttgccgCGGAGAAAGAAAAATTcgagaacgcaaattaagaaataagaaataaacccacagagaacaagcctaaatcagctggcGAACAGCGTGAAACTGCAATGGCGCTggtccaataaattgtattaaatcaaaaaattccccattgcatgaatcatttgaagaacCATGGAGTGACCGATCTTTACCATTTACCTGCCACAGCACTCGCTGTGGGGGGGAATCTTACTCACAAACGTGCCTGACGTAGGCTCAAACCCACGCTACCTCGGGACAAGACGACGACTAGTTTGAACCACCGCACCATCGCAGTCGGGGAACGTGCTGCAGATCTCTGTTGTTTTTGTTCTTCGTTTGACAGGAGCTGAACAGCAAGCTGCCGGGGGACTTCTCCTCCAGACTGCACGACGACGTGGCGTCGCGGTACAGCCTGTCGCGCAAGGGGTTGAAGCGCATGGTTAAGAAGGGCCTTTACTGCAACGCCAACGGCGTCTGCCTCTCGATAGAGGACATCGGCTCCAACTGCTGCTACTTCGACAAGGGATACGACCTGCGCGGTCTGGGGACGAGTGCAGGGCGCCCACTCGCCGTCCCGCCTGCTCGGGTCTCGCTCCTGGCCTGATGGGGGGAGACGCGCGGCGACTGGCTAGCATGTAGAACGCAGTGATTTCAGAAATATACAAAGAGACAAGAAACCACGTCGAAGCATtttctcttgaaaaaaaaaaaaaaaaaaaacaaatacgtgagcgagtctttcagtaatcgccaaTGACGTggaaaacatctaacctcggtaacgagaatattcgtgttctcatgttgttcataatttttttaatacgaaactcggacacaaaatttaaagtatgattcttaaaaataatgccgatcaTGATAAATATACTAAGTATGCCAAAAGactgaaaaaaaatctgtaattaattgCTATAAACATAACTTAGTCTTATTGAGCCAATTCaactttattattataaaatatttttaccattaataatatgttattaaaaaagtataaaCAAATTTCGGTGACAAGACTCTAACCACTTCCCTTTAAGTTTACAAGCGTGCGCTCTAacgctgtgttatttttttaatttttttatttaaaagatgggtggcacacaggcaagtcttgacagtcaccagtgtgccaatcatctcccccccccctttaatgttgtattgttatgtcaccccgagtcattgtgaaattgtagttgtgattgttggtgtagtaagacaacacaaattacatccatttCTTACCCggaattcgaacccagagcccccgcaccgtagccccgTGCGTTATCGACTGCGCCACGGAGGCCGACTGCTAACGAGCTCGTTGACATGGTTTTGGGAGGATATGaactataatcattgtaatgccagttttattaGGTATTTGTAAACTTGAGTTCACTTTTTTACTATgacaattttagtttaccaattatattccgggatagtttcactatcatagaagtttcatttggcacaccaatacgtttggtaagcACCCCAATGTTTACGAAAATGACCATGTTActacacgtggatccgccatctttgtttcacatTTATATTACActtccacgaaattactcctaccaaaagccGTATACCGAGACCTAAGATGTAtacaaacctaaaaattgttctTAGTGTCCATTGTAACCGATTTCACAGAAATGATTTTGATCTATTGCtctcattattttacatacataatGCATTTGTTTATTCGTTAATTGACAGCGAATCCATTGCATGAAGTAACTTATAACAAATCAAGGGAGTCACGGAAGGAATCGGCAAATGACCAGGGCAAGGATTCGCATTGGTATTTGCTGAGAGTGGTGGTTTATAGATAACAGTAAAAAACCAAAATGAGGACTACCAGACTGGAATTCTGGTCAGGGTCCTAGTGTGTATCTCCCATTGGTTACTCTTTCTCGCCAGTCGGACGTCCCAGGCGCTGCGCCATACAACAGCACCTACAGTGGAGAAGAACGGTCGCTGCGAATAATCGCATCCGGCTAACTACTCTATGGGTTTACTCATCCTATACTCCATTTAAAAGGTTGTGCCAActacatcaacaaaaaaaaaagaagacaaaatcaaattatttgaattagAAACTTGGCCAATGCCGTAGCATGTATTGTTTGAAGGTGGCGGTCCAGTATATCCATTACATACTCATTTAtgagtaatttttctttttaattgaatTTCAAAAGAAAGTTGACTGCCACAATTCCAGAGTACACTTTCAGATCTCCAACGTTTACTCatagaaatttaaataatgatttttcttgagaaaagaaacctgaaaaaattataatttgggttttattaattaatttcaatacGTTGTTCTGAAAACAATTGTTCGATGATTTATTTGAAACTATTGATAcatatattaatgtatttaaatacacGAATCACACATGTTGAGTTTGTATGAAAGACGTGCTTACAGTAGTAAAACGTGTGCAAATCTACACTATATATAGCCTACTTAGAAACACAATTCCTGTGGCTTCTGTGTATGAGTAATGTCAGGCTATAActgaagggaggaggggggggggggatacactATTGTAGCTAAAttgctataatttttttcttgttctgTCTTCAGTTTTTTCTATTGAAATGCTTGAAGTGACCCCACGAcctacctcccccctccctttttttccccccggcTACGCCACAGATTTTGACACAAGTTTGTAATTAACGACCTAACATTTCACAAATTtgcaattcattaattaaatgccAGAGGGTAGAACTTCTTTAAAATGTATTGAAACTActcttaaaaataagatattaaTTTTAGTGCATTCAGTAAGAAAATAGTATAATTATACAAAGATATTGAACTGATGTAACACGGGAGAGAAGTGTGGAGCGGATGAGTAATTTGGGTTGTTCATGTCAGTTGTCCATAGTAAGAACACAAAACATCAAGTTCCAGCGTGATTGCCTTGACGTGACCTTCATGGTGTCTTTATTATACCGTTCGCTGCAACGTCGCTCGAAGTCGGCTCTGTGGGAATGGAACATTAACAAAACGTGTAGCCTTTCCCGTGGCCcgcacattcgattacgggccccggacccaggatcggagacgggtttcgccccccccccccccaacccatttttacagtcacgtgcttcattataattgcatggttatttcataCCTGCTCTTTTTAggatgttatttaacctgaaactACAGTGTATAatcatggttactattttataagtacaaactaagctttatttataaaatatcgaacatttttttgacgtgacgtctaataaatcgatgaacgctagctgcacgcacgaaaaattgtcccgttacgcattttgtcccgttacgctgtgtcccgttacgctcattgtacgcttgcgccgcatctatctctcttccactcgatttgacgttttcgaggcacattaaatttgaaacactcccattcgtttcctacttttcctatcatcgtcctttcatcaatgttttgttatgacgttgtcacgttaaactatcgtccgtaaaccgactttacagacaaccaatttttttctagtttgtaaagaCTTATAGTAGTTTAAACATTTGTGAATAAACAGGGctggtcagtggcgtagccaggatttgtgtatggggggtgttaagaagcatggaccccccccccccccccgtattaaagcgaggggtccgggggtcctcccccgggaaaatttggattttaaggtgtaaaatagtgctattttagcagttttcggtacttaaatttaaatattgtaatggttaaaatttttattaattttaatatgaaatttgtttgagtgatgaataagaaattaattaaagatttggcgctaaggggggggggggtttgaacccctaacccccccccctggctacgcccctggggctggtcccaggggtccacccagccccctCCCTTGTGGGGGCCGCGCATGGCCTTCCCACCTCCCAATGACGAGCCACCCACCGCGGACGCAGCACTGAGGAACGCCTGACCAGGCTAGTCTGGTGGTTCATAGGGGCGGATGTCGGGTGCCTCGACTGAAGAGACTGTGTCCTCTGAAGTTTGCAAGAAATTATACGGATATTGTCCTGGACGCTGCACGTGCCAAACAGTGAATCAGCGACGACCAGACACATCCACTGTTTGCTACATCAGaggaaaattttccaaaaacCTTAGGTATAATAATCTTTTTCtctatttttacacgctttatattagcttcacctgtatgtttgtttgtatgtttgtttgtatgtttgtaaccgacacctttgggtgcgattttgacccactttaaacggccagatttcattcaaactttgtagatttatcgaggaccgatgacaatacactaatttgataagattattccattaatcaatttgcaaaataatatttttgtcaatttatataattggtaaaatgaagcaaagacatatttgtaaagaaaacaatttcgctcatgtgcgaactcttttctttcagtttgtctttggcgcgatataaacaaagactactaaatattgtgacatttaattaaatgaaaagtgagagtgggttatgattattttatCTAAACTTGTGAATCTATCAGAATTAcacaaaacacttttaaaaaataacacactttaACGTGTGTGAAATGTCTACATATATTGATTTTCCAATTGGGCGGTGATTGAAACAACAGCGTGCCAAACTTTGCCTCGTCGACGAAGGCGCGGGAGTTTTTACAcgttttttacacgctttatattagcttcacctgtatgtttgtatgtttgtaaccgactcctttgcactcgattttgacccactttaaacggacagatttaatctaaacttcgtacacttatcgagaAAAAAAAGAAGCGGATTAAGGCGTGAGTCTTCGATGCCGTCAACCGTCAACCCACGGATTCACCGGTCGTGGGCTCTAATTCTGTCCacggctgaaaaaaaaataattttttcttttcaacaaattttgggattggtgccgtatacatatccaactgtaattcgtttgggacttcgccaatccttctattcaaactaaaaagtgaaaaataaatattgtttaaaaaaaactaataaacattattttaaagcacatcgaactagaaagtgaaaaataatttttaaaataagcttaaaacaataatgaatgaaaaatactagtattatcgTGAAAAAAGCGTGAGGCGCTTCGTTCCATATTTATCGtgcatcgagcgcccgatggtagagcagccgacatgtcattggaaggctctgggttcgaatcccagtctgggctatccgaatttttctcacatattctacacactctcattgagaaggtcctttcctcatcctttctcgaTCCTTATCcatcccaaaattcctgttacctagatgtggaacgcttcactgactatcaatacagctgtacatattaataatttggtaaataattacatttacttataggcctagttatcacggaattaatagtagaacaaataacaatttaaaatttttaaaaaacacgcttttataaataaaccaaactaaaaagtaaaaaataaataatagtttaaaaaaactaaaaaacacgcttttatagaaaatccaactaaacaatagaaaataaattttaataaatttgaattaaaaatagtgtaaaataaaaaagtatgttattttaaaaaagcgtggggtgctttttaatatattatcaaaatgataatccttctactcatatcagtcaataaaataattataactattgacaccatgcaccccacgcttttttaaaaataacatacttttttttattttacactattttcaattcaaatttattaaaatttattttctattttttagttggattttctataaaagcgtgtttttttagttttttaaactattatttattacatattttattaatagttaaatttttgttgCTTATTCTTAAGTGAATTACGatacttgttaaaaaaaacattataaaattaaactAGCTCTTCCTtagaatgaaaatttaaaaattggttaaACGAGGTCTagtagatacattttttttttttctttttttacggaTACGTGCACAGTTTCAAACCTCACCGAGGAAAGAACGAGCGCCTTCAACGACCAAAATCACACAGTTGCTACATTTttggacttgaaaaaaaaattccttcgatAGTGATTTTCACGCGGGTATAACCTACAAATTTTATCTTTTCggacaattatataaaatttgctACAGAAGTAGCTAAATCACGCCTAAAACCAGGATTGCCACAATACAGCATTCTCGGCTTTGTGCTATTCAAGCACCCAAACAATGTTCGGAGGAAACTTTTCTGGGCAGCCCATCTCTTTCATCTGGACCATACTCTTTTGTCCTGTACTTAACCCGCTTGCTTTGCCCAATTTAACTTGTTCTGATTTATGATTAACAAAAGGGAATTGGTCACGGCGCAGATCTCTGCCGCACGACTGGCCAATCACCAGTGAGCACCCTGCACGATTAGTCGAAcaagcttcggcctgagatgaacgcagagtcttccctaacccaaaCCCTCTCAAAAACCAATACACCTAGTTTTAGTCTGATTAGGAAACAAATCATGGCCGTGTCCACTGCGGCATTTGGCGAAGGTCTGCAGTTCGATCTCAACTATGATGCCGGTGATCCCGTTGCCTTTTGTGCATAACGCGGTGCGCTGCAAAAAGGTAACAACTAAGTTCGTCAAACCAAAATCATCGGTTGAATGAACATCATTTTGAGCGCTGTAAATGGCAAATAGAAAATACGTGCCAAACTGAGAATACATACGTAATGCTATAAATTTCGCTGTAACTTCTTAAATCGTTCATGCTGGAGATAGCGGTTCGAAAAGGCAGCAGGGGGTTTTTCCCAGTTAACTCGGAGGCGAACAACGCGACAGTGTGTCACATTTCTCAGATACGAGTGCTAGTGACGTCATCGTCACCCTGCCCTGACGGGCGCGGCTTGCGACTCAGTCGCTCGCTTCGCACGGCACTTGTGACATGGGATGTAGTCCTCGACAACCGAGCGGCTTACAAGGGGGTACAAGGTGTCTCCTTTTTTACTCTTGTGTGTATTTATCTTGACAGGGCGTAATCCGCTAGATTAGATAGTCGGTCCTTGTGACGTGAATGGACTCgactcttataaaaatacttaatgctCCCGTTGGGGTTAGCGATTCCTCTGGTAGATCCCAGCCGCAGGAGACAACGTAATCCGCAGCAACGGTAGACGTACCGAACACTGGAAATCAGGTAGGCCGTCCACTTGCTGAGGTAAGAGGTACTCACTCCCTAGAAGATGGCCAACTAGGGTCGTCGAAAGGTTTGAGTCACGAAGAGGGGGGGATCCTCGGAGATATTTTTAATGCTCGGATTTATCCTAGTAAGTCTACTGTTAATTGATAAGCGATACGCCctgatcacgtttacagttatatCCTCAGTAACTGTTACAGTCTTAggaatttttctttaattgtgaCGTTTGAAAAGTTTACTTTGAATATTAGGGAGGTAATCTGACAATATTAATTGCCACCAGCCCTTTATTTTTCTCCGATGGTACTGTGTCTAACTATGGGGAGGGATGGATTGAcagaaaacattttacttcaGTTAGTTTAGCTCTCCTGTATACAAACCTTACATTCTGATATACTAAAAATCACTGCTCACTACCATTGAATTCATTTATTGAATGGCTATTGGCGCCACTGAAACTTCATAACCACGGCCATCTGGTCGTTCATGAGATTTCCAAGATTTAAGTTTTGGACATATTCTAGATTTTCTCGAATTCttcagtatacaattttttttatagcttttcTGTTCTCGCGGCAACCGCATGTCCactaaaatattatctaattaattttaagaaattatctGAAGTCATATTAGGTAAAAAAAGCAATTAGTGGggttattgtttaatttttaacattattattacaaGGTCAGCAAGTTGTTGGGTTCAGTTCACCCTCGTAAAATATAagtaaaccacaaaaaaaaaattcagtaagaaAATGAAGaccttttagaaaaaaataaattaaaataaaacagttcaCTGCTTTCTAGCGTTTCAAGGAGCACTTTTGGTTTTAACTAAATCAAATTTTTGAAATGCATTTAATACTTAAATGGTTTGATCTCCATAACTATTGACGGTTCACAAGACCTTATCTCTTGGGGAATTACTAGGGAGAGGAAGAGGAAGATTTGTGGAGAGGGGAGTAAGGAATCGCAAGAAAGTTTAAATGTAATATCCAACAGCCCTCAGATTTTACAAGTTCTGTACAAAATTTAGCAAACCCATGAAGAATTAATTTGAGTAACCAAAATACTTAAATAACTTACACCTAATGGTCATTAATTGTTTATCTATAGAGGGTTTTTTTATACGTACAAAACGCaacatgtaaatattatttgtacgCCAGTATAGTGTGTTGTCACGTTGCAAAAgttttgtttaaaacaaattattatatatttgttgAGCTGtggagcagggtgtccacaaagaaaaaaatatttcgtaccaacttaggcgagaaaaaagtactagatttgaaaaaaaaaagtactaaattataatttgttatggttttaacaatttaggaagttattatgacttgcaatgctctaacttaaatatcacaccacacacacacatacattccatagttttcaaaaataattacgcttaataataaaacatattgaagttactgtaatattatattaaagaaaaaagtactagatctgagcgtaaatgtactagaccactaaaaaacttatgaaagtactagatctagtacgaaagtacagAGTGGTCAGTTGGCTTCCAAAAGACGTCAGGGGGTTGACGGAGCGAGCTGTCCTGCCATGAGGGGTAGCATCAGCGCATGCGCGTCACTCAGGATCGACGGTGGCGGCGGCTGGCGGAGGGTTGGGAAACTGCTACCACCCCAGAGTCGAGGGCCACTGGACTTAACAACGGCGCGCAACAACACATCCCAGCAGCTGTGACGTCCGCCAGGAATTGCTATCACTCGCGCGACTTTAAACACCCACTATACgacacttagaaaaaaaattatgtatttaaaatatttgtgacaaaaccaCAAATGCAAGAGATGCACagtgttaaatttaaaaagataGCCCCTTACTAATATAGTAATGACGtgaaaagcatatatatatatatgtgtgtatatatatatatatactagctgcccgacccggcttcgcacggctatactaatggaaaaagaattatgctacatctcccatttacagtaatggttaataataaaaaattccgtgaaaatttattacaatgctgtataatgtaccgatggtttcccgactcgtgcacgcaacataaaactgatgtacccgtacttcgctacggcagtctacaggcagatcactcttgcgccgcccataatacatgcccctcgttgtgggtacgccactgccgcgcgatgcctgttgccatggagacgcagaaggcatgaacaatgcaaaatactgttctcatgcagacaaagtacccactgttgcctggttttaaccacctatgctatgtgatctaattttcggaaaatgtcatcctgcgtaacataaggaacattactgtgaagtttcaagtctgtaaaatatatatacttgaaaaaaagggcaatttttgatatttaaagtacttgcaaaatttcaaaggtgatgaggactgcactaacaatgaaatagccgttgccatagagacgaatgaagcatcaacaaagcaacagccgttgccatggtgatttcctaccaaaaactggaaataaaaaaaaaattaggggtagactacccctaacatttagggggatgaaaaatagatgttggccgaatctcatagataccggataagcacaaaaaatttcatcaaaatcggtcaagccgtttcggaggagtatggcaacgaaaactgtgacacgagaattttatatattatatatatatatatatatatatatatatatatatatatatatatatatatatatatatactagctgcagtaccctgcgttgtccgggctgaacacagggtgaggagggacctttttcgaaatcagatgtagttagtaattgtcttcttaatttgaatgtcaagtgtacaaaataatttatatcactttcagatcccgacagacgttgttctgccagtgcagtagcggatccagaaagggggggggggggggcggctaaggggctcaagccccctccaaaagcatctgggtccactattgttttagtgtttgccttgataaagcatAGCCTCAGCTgagtcaagcccctcccaaaccaaaatcctggatccgccactgtgccTGTATACatctgtatatatctaaaaattggtggtctgcatgtagtctagactctataaagcactatagaaaaaagcatAAAAATAAGAGATTGCTAACATTGAAAAGAttcaattatctagctaatgctcggcatgcattgcaatgcctcatttagttttgttttgtaatctgTTTGAAGttgttacacatatacaaatcatctatccatctctctaaacatatatttatctctaactacatatatatatctttatatctacatacatatataactcccactatctctatctcttctatatataaatctctatatagctctatacatctatatatctctttatctaacccatttcattctctatacctcgctctatctcaacttatctctctgtctctctctatctcactctctaTATataactctatctctgtctctcttttatatttaaataaattgtgtcatgcgagcgcacttatacaacaaattCAGATGAAGTGCCGCTAtctaatatgaaataaacacattttttgaaacgatttgtgctccaactattgcaaaatagttataccgtctcagaaacattcacgggcatgcgcataactcaccaaaatttcatcgcaatcggatgaatggtataggaatgcatacggcacaaacaaacgaaaattaaagacatgacaaacgcatcaaacgatggtgcgtttaaaattcaaggcaactaactctatttattgacgaagttaagaacaaaactgttatgagcgcctttattttgctagccgctgcgagctccactaagcgggctggtctcaccaaggagaaaaatacgaatttgccagaccttactatgtgtatgatcgtgtggcagacattgagaaatgacactcactcactatttctatgtctatgacctatgattttttctgttataaaacgaaattatcactttttcactcccttagggatggaatttcatattaatatgtggtctatgtgtttatccaggtaatgagctcgctgtaggcggggaaggttgattaAGTGTTAaatgatcagctatcgaccggggtttaaaatataaaattctattaaaaattaggggttggtgatagaagggtgaaaatttagggttgtatgttttttaaatgccacataataaaaaaattaaaaaacttttgtccaaaaaataaaataaaaaaatgttagagtggacaacccttatcacttaggggtatgaaaaatagatagtagccgattctcagacctactgaatatgcatacaaaatttcataaaaatcggccAAGCagtttcggaggagtatgataactaacactgtgacacgagaatttcatatataatatatacatacatgtaaaGGAAGCATTTATAATGGAtgcaattacataatttaatgtaGTGTGGCTGTttttaatgatgaaaaaaaataataataaagaattaCAATGAGCATTAAATACCCTATAAGTTTAACTTCACCAAAAGGTAGCACTGTCAATATATTTATTTAGGTTTTTGTCTGTCTCTAATAgagttaaaaatcaaaatatttttgttttaaactaaTATAATGCTAAAACTCTGAAGCAATATTATTTagaaacaaaacacaaaactattccgaagctaatggattcAGGGACGCACCAGTGGATGctagtgtcgcatccctagaaatctctaGTTTAATGGACGTATGTAGGgttgcat is part of the Bacillus rossius redtenbacheri isolate Brsri chromosome 8, Brsri_v3, whole genome shotgun sequence genome and harbors:
- the LOC134535334 gene encoding uncharacterized protein LOC134535334, producing the protein MLTVALTLLVLAAAATGSPTPHSAAAQQLFNSFSEREKAQFLKHHLWRALDGTDSDLNIPSAETQKIQELNSKLPGDFSSRLHDDVASRYSLSRKGLKRMVKKGLYCNANGVCLSIEDIGSNCCYFDKGYDLRGLGTSAGRPLAVPPARVSLLA